In Trichocoleus sp. FACHB-46, the following proteins share a genomic window:
- a CDS encoding DICT sensory domain-containing protein encodes MLEGSILQKLEAAHQTGETGKRPLSFGVYYKNTLVALCHALEDCILSCSSPPLVITAFQRGKWYLQEADRYGDLAARSRQVVIMAAPDSGFTEHPTSQRENVAIVGLEPADPVAQEWHLIILSPTYTAMVLCQELSAADYGPGGLPTEDRERKFYGFWTFEPNLVQETVELAIAHLGPYDPELQKTLQAQMTAIANEATQAESDDLCGVVSRVVDYLKASQQDLGQLPFTEELHPDVLDHNLISNELQAFLRIAQLSDLTDIKNPMAAAEVAALAEMMGQLLDLPAWQLHRLRLAGMLHRIAPMQEAESLSGGHALQAQEEAPSCPLSCPLVPGAQVLRTLPRLSAIATIINHQTEWWNGSGHPAGLAGDEIPLESRILGLVEAFQRRVADLRLAYVQGGSQGDRAFNLEAALSQVLAECQTYQGTRWDPKLVEVLALMVCGLQQGLSLPLTPHRVTSGMWLLDARLEEAAYPFSSDTGNSEKTAAVGGTHGH; translated from the coding sequence ATGTTAGAAGGTTCTATTCTGCAAAAGCTAGAGGCGGCTCATCAAACAGGTGAGACAGGAAAGCGCCCTCTGAGCTTTGGGGTTTATTACAAAAACACTTTAGTTGCTTTGTGCCACGCCTTGGAGGACTGCATTCTTAGCTGTAGTAGCCCCCCGTTGGTGATTACCGCCTTTCAGCGGGGTAAATGGTATTTGCAAGAAGCAGATCGCTATGGCGACCTAGCAGCGCGATCGCGGCAAGTGGTAATTATGGCTGCGCCTGACTCAGGCTTTACCGAACACCCCACTAGTCAGCGCGAGAATGTAGCGATAGTTGGTCTAGAGCCAGCAGACCCAGTGGCCCAAGAGTGGCACCTGATCATTCTGTCACCCACCTACACGGCGATGGTGTTGTGCCAAGAGTTATCTGCGGCTGACTACGGCCCTGGGGGTTTGCCGACAGAGGACCGCGAGCGAAAGTTTTATGGCTTCTGGACCTTTGAACCGAACTTGGTGCAAGAAACTGTGGAGTTGGCGATCGCTCATCTTGGTCCTTACGATCCAGAGCTGCAAAAAACTCTCCAAGCTCAAATGACTGCGATCGCCAATGAAGCAACGCAAGCCGAATCAGACGATCTTTGTGGGGTGGTCTCACGGGTGGTTGACTACCTCAAAGCCAGTCAGCAAGATTTAGGCCAACTTCCCTTTACCGAAGAGCTTCACCCCGACGTTCTAGACCACAATCTAATCTCAAATGAGCTACAGGCATTTCTGCGAATTGCCCAACTCAGCGACCTGACAGATATTAAAAATCCGATGGCAGCAGCTGAGGTAGCGGCCTTGGCCGAAATGATGGGCCAACTGCTGGATTTACCCGCGTGGCAACTGCACCGTCTCCGCTTAGCTGGCATGTTGCACCGCATTGCTCCCATGCAGGAAGCAGAGAGCTTATCTGGAGGACATGCCCTCCAGGCCCAAGAGGAAGCGCCTAGTTGTCCGTTAAGTTGTCCCTTAGTGCCGGGTGCCCAAGTTCTCAGAACTCTGCCTCGTCTCAGTGCGATCGCCACGATTATTAATCACCAAACCGAGTGGTGGAATGGCTCTGGTCATCCTGCTGGCTTGGCGGGTGATGAAATTCCTCTAGAATCGCGGATTTTAGGCTTGGTAGAAGCTTTTCAACGGCGAGTAGCTGATTTGCGACTGGCTTATGTTCAGGGTGGCTCTCAGGGCGATCGCGCATTCAATTTAGAAGCAGCCCTCTCGCAAGTTTTAGCTGAATGCCAAACTTATCAAGGCACTCGTTGGGACCCCAAGCTGGTAGAGGTTCTCGCCTTGATGGTGTGTGGGTTACAGCAGGGTCTCAGTTTACCGCTTACCCCCCATCGCGTCACCTCTGGGATGTGGTTACTGGATGCTCGATTAGAAGAAGCAGCCTATCCCTTCTCCAGTGACACTGGAAATTCCGAAAAGACCGCAGCTGTAGGAGGCACTCATGGACATTGA
- a CDS encoding photosystem II high light acclimation radical SAM protein, whose product MHHRVLYVRLPCNPIFPLGVVYLADHLHKLFPSLEQRIFDLGTVPPLDFASALDACVDQFRPTLLVFSWRDIQIYAPVGGRGGNPLQYAFEFFYARNPFVKLRGALGGFRVTSAYYTELWRNLGLIKRGLRRAQKYHPEARLVVGGGAVSVFYEQLGKKLPAGTIVSVGEGETLLEKLLRGQEFRDERCYVVGEAKPRDRLIHEWPTPIQKTACDYDYISGIWPEFEYYFQESDFYVGVQTKRGCPHNCCYCVYTVVEGKQVRVNPADEVVAEMRQLYDRGIRNFWFTDAQFIPARKYIDDAIELLQKIVDSGMEDVHWAAYIRADNLNPQLCDLMVKTGMNYFEIGITSGSQELVRKMRMGYNLRTVLQNCRDLKAAGFKDVVSVNYSFNVIDERPDTIRQTIAYHRELESIFGADKVEPAIFFIGLQPHTHLEEYALDKGILQAGYDPMSLMPWTAKKLLWNPEPMGSFFGEVCLQAWKQNPNDFGREVMRILESKLGRADLEEALTAPIAPTEKQLATSAS is encoded by the coding sequence ATGCACCATCGAGTTCTCTACGTTCGCCTTCCTTGTAATCCGATTTTTCCCCTTGGCGTTGTCTATTTAGCTGATCACCTGCACAAGCTGTTTCCTAGCTTAGAACAACGAATTTTTGACTTGGGAACGGTGCCACCCCTAGATTTCGCTTCAGCTTTAGATGCTTGTGTGGATCAGTTTCGACCCACGTTACTGGTTTTTTCGTGGCGAGACATTCAGATTTATGCTCCTGTCGGGGGGCGTGGCGGCAATCCTCTGCAATATGCCTTTGAGTTTTTCTACGCTCGTAATCCCTTTGTGAAGCTACGAGGAGCTTTGGGAGGATTTCGAGTTACCAGCGCCTACTATACAGAGCTTTGGCGAAATTTAGGCTTGATTAAGCGTGGCTTGAGACGGGCGCAAAAATATCATCCTGAAGCTCGCCTAGTCGTGGGTGGCGGAGCAGTTAGCGTCTTCTACGAGCAGTTAGGCAAGAAGTTGCCCGCCGGGACGATTGTGTCTGTGGGGGAAGGTGAAACGCTGCTAGAGAAGCTGCTTCGAGGCCAAGAGTTTCGAGATGAGCGCTGTTATGTCGTGGGAGAAGCCAAACCGCGCGATCGCTTGATTCATGAGTGGCCCACGCCAATCCAGAAAACAGCTTGCGACTACGACTACATCAGCGGCATCTGGCCTGAATTTGAATACTACTTCCAAGAAAGTGACTTCTATGTGGGGGTACAAACCAAGCGGGGCTGTCCTCATAACTGTTGCTACTGCGTCTATACCGTGGTGGAAGGAAAGCAAGTCCGGGTGAATCCAGCCGATGAAGTGGTGGCTGAGATGCGCCAACTCTACGATCGCGGCATTCGCAACTTCTGGTTTACCGACGCTCAGTTTATTCCTGCCCGCAAATACATTGATGACGCGATCGAGCTGCTGCAAAAAATTGTTGATTCGGGTATGGAGGACGTTCACTGGGCTGCCTACATCCGAGCTGACAACCTGAATCCGCAGTTGTGTGACCTCATGGTCAAAACTGGCATGAATTACTTCGAGATCGGCATCACCAGCGGTTCTCAAGAACTCGTGCGGAAGATGCGGATGGGTTACAACTTGCGGACAGTACTGCAAAACTGTCGTGACCTCAAGGCAGCGGGCTTTAAGGATGTTGTGTCTGTGAATTATTCATTTAACGTGATTGACGAGCGTCCGGACACGATTCGCCAAACGATCGCCTATCACCGCGAGTTAGAGAGTATCTTCGGCGCAGATAAGGTAGAGCCTGCCATCTTCTTTATTGGCTTGCAACCCCATACTCATTTAGAAGAGTACGCCCTAGACAAAGGCATTTTGCAGGCGGGTTACGACCCCATGAGCTTGATGCCTTGGACGGCGAAGAAACTGCTCTGGAATCCCGAACCGATGGGGTCATTCTTTGGTGAGGTTTGTCTACAAGCTTGGAAGCAAAACCCGAACGATTTTGGTCGAGAGGTAATGCGCATTCTCGAAAGTAAGCTAGGCCGAGCTGACCTAGAGGAAGCATTGACAGCCCCGATTGCTCCGACGGAGAAACAACTAGCGACTTCTGCCTCATAG
- a CDS encoding DUF1830 domain-containing protein, with amino-acid sequence MAQLLDPVPSDQPDPIFCCYVNATSQIQIARITNVANWYFERVVFPGQRLLFEAPPEAQLEIHTGMMASAILSDNIPCSELWIEAEVYPGLDTASEQRKEEKNEGLGVVEPLAATA; translated from the coding sequence ATGGCTCAACTCCTTGATCCAGTTCCTTCTGATCAGCCTGATCCTATTTTTTGCTGCTATGTCAATGCCACGAGTCAGATTCAGATCGCACGAATTACCAATGTAGCGAATTGGTACTTTGAGCGGGTTGTGTTTCCCGGCCAGCGCTTGCTGTTTGAAGCCCCACCAGAGGCTCAATTAGAGATTCATACAGGCATGATGGCTAGCGCTATTTTATCGGACAATATCCCCTGTTCCGAGCTGTGGATTGAAGCTGAAGTGTACCCAGGCTTGGACACAGCGAGTGAGCAACGTAAAGAAGAGAAAAATGAAGGGCTCGGCGTCGTAGAACCTCTAGCCGCCACCGCTTGA
- a CDS encoding DUF4079 domain-containing protein: MNLPSFLWLWRAAAWSMGFSLLAYVLLAMTGVWMFQVRSNGQPYPNWLRSLHYLIGGILAFLVLFLLAIGLVGTVGHYGSLGHSTHLPAGLIVVALVAISFWSATQINPERGWARALHISTNLILFLGFIWVSVTGWDVVQKYLP; the protein is encoded by the coding sequence TTGAATCTACCCTCATTCCTCTGGCTGTGGAGAGCCGCTGCTTGGTCAATGGGCTTCTCGCTCTTGGCATATGTGCTTTTGGCCATGACTGGCGTCTGGATGTTCCAAGTTCGCTCTAACGGTCAACCTTATCCAAACTGGCTGCGATCGCTGCATTACCTGATTGGCGGCATCCTCGCGTTCCTAGTGCTGTTCTTGCTAGCAATCGGCTTGGTAGGCACCGTGGGGCATTACGGCTCTTTGGGGCATTCAACCCATTTGCCTGCTGGCTTAATAGTGGTGGCTTTAGTCGCGATTTCTTTCTGGAGTGCGACCCAAATCAACCCTGAACGTGGTTGGGCGCGAGCGCTGCATATAAGCACGAACCTAATTTTGTTCCTAGGGTTTATTTGGGTCTCAGTCACAGGCTGGGACGTAGTACAAAAATATCTACCTTAG
- a CDS encoding STAS domain-containing protein: protein MSNSASVPVIVRAPKRIDCCTAAFLAQDLETKIQAGEGIVLDLSATQFLDPEGTKVILEGLMKSRQQGTKFALKGVKPQVKVILELSGILQHFKQK from the coding sequence ATGTCTAACTCTGCAAGCGTTCCTGTTATTGTCCGTGCACCAAAACGAATTGACTGCTGTACTGCTGCCTTTTTAGCTCAAGACCTAGAAACAAAGATTCAAGCAGGTGAAGGTATTGTGCTTGATTTGAGTGCAACTCAGTTTCTTGATCCGGAAGGGACAAAGGTGATCCTAGAAGGTTTGATGAAGTCTCGACAGCAGGGGACTAAGTTTGCTCTAAAAGGTGTGAAGCCACAAGTCAAAGTGATTTTAGAACTTTCTGGAATTTTGCAGCACTTCAAACAGAAGTAG
- a CDS encoding ATP-binding cassette domain-containing protein: MEQTAQMRLQQVNLAASVGAHYLLQNISFEVFQGDRIVLVGPSGAGKTSLLRLLNRLSEPTQGAIYLDNQEIRQIPVIQLRRQIVLVPQESKLLGMTVEAALTYPLTLQELPRTTIAQRLQYWLEQLHIPSEWLDRTELQLSVGQRQLVAIARSLMLQPKILLLDEPTSALDAGRAAHVLKVLTDLAESGQTTLLMVNHQLDLAQEFCTRVLYLQQGQLLKDSPSPAIDWIDLRNTLIQVETETTQEWM, from the coding sequence ATGGAACAAACTGCACAAATGCGCTTGCAGCAGGTTAATTTAGCCGCTTCGGTTGGAGCCCACTATTTACTGCAAAACATTTCTTTTGAAGTGTTTCAGGGCGATCGCATTGTTTTGGTGGGGCCATCTGGAGCGGGAAAAACCTCGCTACTGCGTCTACTAAATCGGCTGAGTGAGCCCACTCAGGGAGCCATTTACTTAGACAATCAAGAAATTCGGCAAATTCCCGTCATTCAGTTGCGACGGCAAATTGTTTTAGTGCCCCAAGAGTCAAAACTTTTGGGAATGACCGTAGAAGCGGCTCTAACCTATCCCCTGACGCTACAAGAACTTCCTCGCACCACAATTGCCCAGCGTTTGCAGTACTGGCTAGAACAATTACACATTCCCTCCGAGTGGCTAGACCGTACTGAGTTGCAACTCTCAGTGGGTCAGCGGCAATTGGTTGCGATCGCGCGATCGCTAATGCTTCAGCCCAAGATTTTGCTTCTAGACGAACCCACCTCAGCTCTAGATGCAGGGCGAGCCGCACATGTGCTTAAAGTTCTAACCGATTTAGCAGAAAGTGGGCAAACCACTCTCTTAATGGTGAACCATCAACTTGATCTAGCTCAGGAGTTTTGTACCAGAGTCCTCTATTTACAGCAAGGTCAACTTCTCAAAGACTCACCTAGCCCAGCCATAGACTGGATTGACTTACGCAATACCTTGATTCAGGTAGAAACTGAAACTACTCAAGAATGGATGTAG
- a CDS encoding response regulator transcription factor codes for MEGNPHLRSLLGWHLQQAGYWVYQSADIHQAREVFQSRQPTLVVLDSDLSGGDGLEFCRWLQQQQQSMILMLSARNTEADIVEGLKAGADDYLTKPFGMQEFQARVEALTRRTRAVVAPLQLEYGDLTIDLVQRRARFQDEFIDLTPQEFSLLYILAQAGGAPLSRSELLRRAWPDEIDNPRTVDTHVLSLRKKIETDPRQPSLIQTVRNVGYRFNLEVLTPNSAALAERSHARQGAIPADPTAFRMATSDGRHF; via the coding sequence GTGGAAGGAAATCCGCACCTGCGATCGCTGCTCGGTTGGCATCTGCAGCAGGCAGGGTACTGGGTTTATCAATCAGCCGATATCCACCAAGCGAGAGAGGTGTTTCAAAGCCGCCAACCAACCCTCGTTGTGCTTGACTCCGACCTATCTGGTGGAGATGGATTGGAGTTCTGTCGCTGGTTACAGCAACAACAGCAATCAATGATTTTGATGTTGTCGGCTCGTAATACAGAAGCAGATATTGTGGAAGGCCTGAAAGCGGGGGCCGACGATTACCTGACTAAGCCTTTTGGTATGCAAGAGTTTCAGGCCAGAGTTGAAGCCCTCACTCGGCGTACTAGAGCAGTGGTAGCGCCACTCCAGTTAGAGTATGGGGATCTCACCATTGATTTGGTGCAGCGCCGAGCTCGTTTTCAAGACGAATTCATTGACCTGACACCGCAAGAGTTCAGTCTGCTGTACATCCTAGCCCAAGCGGGGGGTGCTCCCTTGAGCCGATCGGAGCTGCTGCGTCGGGCTTGGCCTGATGAAATTGACAACCCTAGAACAGTGGATACACATGTTCTATCTTTGCGGAAAAAAATTGAAACCGATCCCCGCCAACCCAGTTTGATTCAAACCGTTCGAAATGTGGGCTATCGATTCAATCTGGAAGTTCTGACGCCTAACTCTGCAGCATTAGCAGAGCGCTCTCATGCGAGACAGGGAGCTATCCCTGCTGACCCAACTGCTTTCCGCATGGCTACTAGCGATGGTCGCCATTTCTAA
- a CDS encoding DUF6761 family protein, which produces MLQDTLTIRYYQKLSDALGELWNRGYRFDDLRLYVDGYLAALRHANTIEPYQIHRLEEEITRYLYDSSNFESLESQTDYY; this is translated from the coding sequence ATGCTTCAAGACACTCTGACTATCCGCTACTACCAAAAACTCTCCGATGCTCTAGGCGAACTTTGGAATCGGGGGTATCGTTTCGATGACTTGCGCCTTTATGTGGATGGCTATTTAGCAGCGCTTCGACATGCAAATACAATCGAACCCTATCAAATTCATCGGCTAGAAGAAGAAATTACTCGTTACCTCTACGACTCTTCTAACTTTGAAAGCCTAGAGTCTCAGACAGACTACTACTAA
- the grxD gene encoding Grx4 family monothiol glutaredoxin, with the protein MTPELQEQIGALLKQHKIVVFMKGSKLMPQCGFSNNVVQILNSMGVPYETVDILENHEVRQGIKEYSNWPTIPQVYINGEFVGGSDILIELYQKGELQQMVEVALAS; encoded by the coding sequence ATGACTCCAGAATTGCAAGAACAGATCGGCGCTTTGCTCAAACAGCACAAAATTGTGGTGTTTATGAAGGGCTCAAAGCTAATGCCTCAATGTGGTTTCTCTAACAACGTAGTTCAGATTCTGAACTCAATGGGTGTACCCTATGAAACCGTTGATATTTTAGAAAATCACGAAGTTCGTCAAGGCATTAAGGAATACTCTAACTGGCCCACAATTCCTCAGGTCTATATCAACGGGGAGTTTGTTGGTGGCTCGGATATTTTGATTGAACTTTACCAAAAAGGCGAACTTCAGCAGATGGTAGAAGTCGCTCTGGCTTCCTAA
- a CDS encoding BolA family protein, whose translation MISRDQVETMIKAALPDAQVQIQDLTGGGDHYQATIISSQFEGKGLVQQHQLVYSALREAMSTEAIHALSLKTFTPQTWATLGQSL comes from the coding sequence ATGATTAGCCGAGATCAAGTTGAAACGATGATCAAAGCAGCCTTGCCCGACGCGCAGGTTCAAATCCAAGACCTGACAGGTGGTGGTGACCATTACCAGGCCACGATCATTTCATCTCAGTTTGAAGGAAAAGGCTTGGTGCAGCAGCATCAGTTGGTCTACAGCGCTCTCCGGGAGGCAATGTCTACCGAAGCCATTCACGCGCTGTCTCTGAAAACATTCACCCCTCAAACTTGGGCTACTTTGGGTCAATCTCTTTGA
- a CDS encoding S8 family serine peptidase, with translation MTHDANRPSASNSTPGSGVPESSTGIILQRGGEELLLEKVSDRFTVHPSSPEAVQHLAQQIPAELHRNVPPAQSAEFIVDPSQRDQVMQTVRSSSGVDFASHVYRVKNNPGSLIYLTDKLTIQFAAQVNLATRNAIATELGLQEVQPVVGIPNTFVFQVTAQAAANPVKIANQLTRRSEVLMAEPNIVVRTQAHYRPSDPLYPKQWYLNHNGGPDLASGSHISAEKAWDITRGSRSIVVAVADDSFDLNHPDFQGQGKIVAPRDLRDQDFLPLPDDTEASHGTACAGVAVAEETGSGIVGVAPGCALMPIRTTGFLDDETIEQIFDWAVVNGAAVISCSWGPSAVYFPLSLRQSAALTRAAKDGRNGKGCVIVFASGNANRPVNGAINEQGWPNSVLRGPTTWLTGFAVHPDVMAVSASTSLNKKAAYSNWGTNISVCAPSNNAPPGMWLQETGFVSTPPEVRVFLPGQSVFTADQLGAAGYDPGDFTGDFGGTSSACPTVAGVAALVLSANPDLTAQEVRQILQQTADKIVDPDPDPQFGFRKGTYEANGRSEWFGFGKVNAFKAVQAAQRQMAAPLSSSQQVQGRNDSSVAIPDNDFNGIKSAIQINDPSLVRDIQVTVNLEHSFLGDLEISVIAPKGQTVLLQGRTLGRRTQLQSNYSLQNTPLLRKLLNQSAAGRWQLWVIDRAAMDTGTLKNWRLTLGI, from the coding sequence ATGACCCATGATGCAAACCGACCCAGTGCTTCTAACTCAACTCCAGGTTCGGGAGTGCCTGAGAGTAGTACCGGGATTATTTTGCAGCGCGGGGGCGAAGAGTTGCTGCTAGAGAAGGTGAGCGATCGCTTCACGGTTCATCCCTCGTCGCCAGAGGCGGTGCAGCACTTAGCGCAGCAAATTCCCGCCGAGCTACATCGGAACGTGCCTCCTGCTCAGTCAGCCGAATTTATTGTTGACCCATCCCAGCGGGACCAGGTGATGCAAACGGTGCGATCGAGCAGTGGCGTGGACTTTGCCAGCCATGTGTACCGAGTTAAAAATAACCCTGGTTCGCTGATTTACCTGACAGATAAACTCACAATTCAATTTGCGGCTCAGGTTAATCTAGCAACTAGGAACGCGATCGCCACAGAACTAGGTTTGCAAGAAGTGCAGCCTGTTGTGGGAATCCCCAATACGTTTGTGTTTCAAGTCACCGCTCAAGCTGCAGCCAATCCAGTCAAGATCGCCAATCAGCTAACTCGGCGATCGGAGGTATTGATGGCTGAACCAAATATTGTCGTCAGAACCCAGGCCCACTACCGCCCCAGCGACCCGCTATATCCAAAACAGTGGTACCTCAACCACAATGGTGGCCCTGACTTGGCCTCAGGTTCCCATATTTCGGCTGAAAAAGCTTGGGACATCACTAGAGGGAGCCGTTCCATTGTGGTGGCAGTAGCAGATGACTCTTTTGATCTAAACCATCCTGACTTTCAAGGTCAAGGCAAGATTGTCGCCCCTAGAGATTTGAGAGATCAAGACTTTTTACCCCTCCCAGACGATACAGAAGCTAGCCACGGTACTGCTTGTGCAGGCGTAGCTGTAGCAGAGGAAACGGGTAGTGGCATTGTTGGCGTGGCTCCTGGATGCGCCTTAATGCCCATCCGCACCACAGGCTTTCTAGACGATGAAACGATCGAACAAATCTTTGACTGGGCTGTGGTCAATGGTGCAGCGGTAATTTCTTGTAGTTGGGGGCCAAGCGCTGTTTACTTTCCGCTGTCCCTGCGGCAGAGCGCTGCCCTCACTAGAGCTGCTAAAGATGGTCGCAATGGCAAAGGTTGTGTAATTGTTTTTGCTTCTGGCAACGCCAATCGTCCGGTCAATGGCGCGATCAACGAACAAGGCTGGCCCAACAGTGTGCTACGCGGACCCACGACTTGGCTGACTGGATTTGCAGTTCATCCCGATGTGATGGCGGTTTCGGCCTCTACCAGCTTGAACAAGAAAGCTGCCTATAGTAACTGGGGCACCAATATATCAGTTTGTGCACCGAGCAATAACGCTCCGCCCGGAATGTGGCTGCAAGAAACCGGGTTTGTCAGTACACCTCCAGAAGTTCGGGTGTTTCTACCAGGACAAAGCGTTTTCACAGCTGATCAACTCGGAGCCGCAGGCTATGACCCCGGAGACTTTACCGGAGATTTTGGTGGTACTTCCAGCGCTTGCCCCACCGTGGCAGGCGTGGCGGCTCTGGTTCTCTCGGCCAACCCTGATCTTACGGCGCAGGAAGTACGTCAAATTCTGCAACAAACCGCAGACAAAATTGTTGACCCTGACCCCGATCCGCAATTTGGGTTTCGTAAAGGCACCTACGAAGCAAATGGCCGTTCGGAATGGTTCGGTTTTGGTAAAGTGAATGCGTTTAAAGCGGTTCAAGCAGCTCAGCGACAAATGGCTGCACCTTTAAGTAGCTCTCAGCAAGTTCAAGGGCGCAATGATAGCAGCGTGGCAATCCCAGATAACGATTTCAACGGCATCAAAAGCGCGATTCAAATTAACGACCCCAGCTTAGTGCGGGATATTCAAGTCACCGTCAATCTAGAGCACAGTTTCTTGGGTGATTTGGAAATTAGCGTGATTGCACCTAAAGGCCAAACAGTGTTGTTGCAAGGCCGCACGCTGGGTCGCCGGACGCAGTTGCAAAGCAACTATTCTCTGCAAAATACACCCCTACTGCGTAAATTGCTGAATCAGTCTGCCGCCGGACGCTGGCAACTGTGGGTTATCGATCGCGCGGCAATGGATACAGGCACACTCAAAAACTGGCGACTAACCCTCGGTATTTGA
- a CDS encoding 1-acyl-sn-glycerol-3-phosphate acyltransferase: MISFDSMISLNSFGRDSSDTPPAPKQDMEITTHASSSPPKKPATGISRFSPWLMPWVYPLGRHVVLPTYFGRIEVSGQENLPTDGPVILAPTHRSRWDALLVPYAAGRDITGHDLRFMVSADEVKGLQGWFIRRLGGFPIDPKRPAIASLRHGVELLENRESLVIFPEGGIFRDRQVHSLKPGLARLALQAEANQPGLGVKIVPISLHYSQAVPGWRSQVAIRIGEPLKAANYDLEQPKVSAKRLTADLESSLQELTSNLLAAHPWPAIAPAESNTEG; encoded by the coding sequence ATGATCTCGTTCGACTCCATGATTTCGCTTAACTCTTTTGGCCGTGACTCTAGCGATACTCCTCCAGCACCAAAACAGGACATGGAGATAACCACTCACGCAAGTTCTTCTCCACCCAAGAAACCTGCAACGGGTATTTCTCGCTTTTCCCCGTGGCTCATGCCTTGGGTCTATCCGCTGGGTCGTCATGTGGTTTTGCCTACTTACTTTGGGCGGATTGAGGTCAGCGGTCAGGAGAATTTGCCGACGGATGGGCCAGTGATTCTAGCGCCGACTCATCGTTCGCGCTGGGATGCGTTGCTCGTGCCTTATGCGGCGGGTCGCGACATTACGGGGCACGATTTAAGATTCATGGTGTCGGCGGATGAGGTAAAGGGACTGCAAGGGTGGTTTATCCGGCGCTTAGGCGGGTTTCCGATTGACCCAAAGCGTCCGGCGATCGCTAGCTTGCGGCATGGGGTGGAGTTACTAGAAAACCGCGAATCTTTGGTAATCTTCCCAGAGGGAGGGATTTTTCGCGATCGCCAGGTGCATTCTCTGAAGCCCGGATTGGCCCGCTTAGCGCTACAAGCAGAAGCCAATCAACCGGGTTTGGGAGTCAAGATTGTGCCGATTAGTTTGCACTACAGCCAGGCTGTGCCCGGATGGCGTTCTCAGGTAGCAATTCGTATTGGCGAGCCGCTAAAAGCTGCCAATTATGATTTAGAACAACCTAAAGTGAGTGCTAAGCGCTTGACAGCTGACCTAGAATCATCGCTGCAAGAGCTAACCAGCAATTTGTTGGCGGCTCATCCTTGGCCCGCGATCGCGCCAGCGGAATCAAATACCGAGGGTTAG
- the tadA gene encoding tRNA adenosine(34) deaminase TadA: MQLPPPVLSHPKYLVHHRWMARSLELAEAAGAAGEVPVGAVIVGPDGELIAEGENRRERDRDPTAHAEVLALRAAGQVLQNWRLNECTLYVTLEPCPMCAGAIVQARLGLLVYGADDPKTGAVRTVMNLPDSTCSFHQLRVLGGILETPCRTQLQDWFAERRRSRHSPNSASTS; this comes from the coding sequence TTGCAACTTCCCCCTCCTGTTCTTTCTCACCCCAAATACCTAGTGCACCATCGCTGGATGGCTCGATCGCTGGAGCTGGCTGAAGCGGCGGGTGCGGCAGGGGAGGTGCCTGTGGGAGCGGTGATTGTGGGGCCAGATGGAGAGTTGATCGCTGAGGGAGAAAATCGGCGGGAGCGCGATCGCGACCCAACGGCTCATGCGGAGGTTTTGGCTTTGCGGGCGGCGGGGCAGGTGTTACAAAACTGGCGTTTGAATGAATGCACGCTTTATGTGACGCTTGAGCCTTGCCCGATGTGTGCGGGGGCGATTGTGCAGGCGCGGTTGGGGTTGTTGGTGTACGGGGCGGACGACCCGAAAACTGGTGCGGTGCGGACAGTGATGAATTTACCGGATAGCACTTGTTCGTTTCACCAGCTCAGGGTTTTAGGTGGGATTCTGGAAACGCCTTGTAGGACGCAGTTACAGGATTGGTTTGCCGAACGGCGGCGATCGCGGCACTCACCTAACTCGGCTTCTACCTCATGA
- the grxC gene encoding glutaredoxin 3: MLEFLNRFFGRHPEQVKAHVEIYTWQTCPYCIRAKVLLQWKGVKFTEYKIDGDGAARVKMGERANGRRTVPQIFINNEHVGGCDDLYALDRQGQLDSLLMQSALEI; this comes from the coding sequence ATGCTCGAATTTCTCAATCGGTTTTTCGGTCGGCACCCTGAGCAGGTAAAGGCTCATGTGGAGATTTACACTTGGCAAACTTGTCCTTACTGCATTCGGGCGAAGGTGTTGTTGCAGTGGAAAGGGGTGAAGTTTACGGAGTACAAGATTGATGGGGATGGGGCGGCTAGAGTCAAGATGGGGGAGCGGGCGAATGGTCGCCGGACGGTGCCGCAGATTTTTATTAATAATGAGCATGTCGGTGGCTGTGATGATCTGTATGCGTTGGATCGCCAGGGACAGTTAGACTCGCTTTTGATGCAGTCTGCTCTTGAAATTTGA